The following proteins are encoded in a genomic region of Methylovorus glucosotrophus:
- a CDS encoding dicarboxylate/amino acid:cation symporter: MKLSLNTQIFTGAAIGVLVGMGISPLAQDSELRVQSLYALGLIGSVFIDLLKMVLIPLVFTSIVVGVANLQAHRQVHRVWTSTLGFFILSMALAIALALAASNIFKPGEGMQLAMFQDAMQNFEAHRLTMPEFFKQFLHELFMNPFAALANGKVLAVVIFALFMGIALVVGGERYQNIHKLLQEAQELVMRIVGWIMHLAPLGIMALLAQLVANQDLSLLQTMGKFVTLIVATTLIHGVIILPLLLYLVTGVTPLRFWRGAREALITAFATSSSSATLPVTLRCVENKLHVKPEIAGFVVPLGAAINMDGTALYEAAAALFIAHLAGIELGTGQQLVVFFTAMIAAMGAPGIPSAGMVTMVMVLQSVGLPAEAIAILLPIDRLLDTLRTTVNVEGDMVGSLIVQKLVQR, encoded by the coding sequence ATGAAGCTTAGTCTTAACACCCAGATTTTTACTGGCGCCGCCATCGGCGTGCTTGTCGGCATGGGCATCAGCCCGCTCGCGCAGGATAGCGAGCTGCGTGTGCAATCGCTGTATGCGCTTGGGCTCATCGGCAGTGTATTCATTGACCTGCTCAAGATGGTGTTGATCCCGCTGGTATTCACCTCGATTGTGGTCGGGGTAGCCAATCTGCAAGCGCATCGTCAGGTACACCGGGTGTGGACCAGCACCTTGGGGTTTTTCATCCTGTCCATGGCGCTGGCCATCGCACTTGCGTTAGCCGCGAGCAATATCTTCAAGCCGGGTGAGGGCATGCAACTGGCGATGTTCCAGGATGCCATGCAGAATTTCGAAGCTCACCGGCTGACCATGCCCGAGTTTTTCAAGCAATTTCTGCATGAGCTGTTCATGAATCCGTTTGCCGCACTCGCCAATGGCAAGGTGCTGGCCGTGGTGATTTTTGCCCTGTTCATGGGGATCGCACTGGTGGTGGGCGGCGAGCGCTACCAGAACATACACAAGCTGTTGCAGGAAGCCCAGGAACTGGTCATGCGCATTGTCGGCTGGATCATGCATCTGGCACCGCTGGGCATCATGGCCTTGCTGGCCCAACTGGTGGCCAATCAGGATCTGAGCCTGCTGCAGACCATGGGGAAATTTGTCACGCTCATCGTGGCGACGACACTTATCCATGGTGTCATCATTCTGCCGCTGTTGCTCTACTTGGTCACTGGGGTAACCCCCTTGCGCTTCTGGCGTGGCGCGCGCGAGGCGCTGATTACCGCATTTGCCACCAGCTCAAGTTCGGCGACTTTGCCGGTGACCCTGCGCTGCGTGGAAAACAAGCTGCATGTAAAACCGGAGATCGCCGGGTTTGTGGTGCCGCTAGGCGCCGCCATCAATATGGACGGCACTGCCTTGTATGAAGCGGCTGCTGCCTTGTTTATTGCGCATTTGGCGGGCATCGAACTGGGTACGGGCCAGCAGTTGGTGGTGTTTTTTACCGCCATGATTGCGGCCATGGGCGCACCTGGCATCCCCAGTGCAGGCATGGTAACCATGGTGATGGTGCTGCAGTCGGTAGGCTTGCCTGCGGAAGCCATCGCGATTTTGCTCCCGATAGATCGCTTGCTGGATACCTTGCGCACTACTGTCAATGTGGAAGGCGACATGGTGGGCAGTCTGATTGTGCAGAAGTTGGTGCAACGCTAG
- the azu gene encoding azurin encodes MRLYHSLALVIGFASSHAMAAACSVDIEANDAMQFNTKAIDVSKSCKEFTVNLKHTGTMAKAMMGHNWVLAKASDEKGVLADGAAAGSANDYVKASDARVIAHTKLIGGGEKDSVKFAASKLADGQDYVFFCSFPGHAFMMKGSVKLVN; translated from the coding sequence ATGCGTTTATATCATTCTCTCGCGCTTGTTATCGGCTTTGCTTCCAGTCATGCCATGGCCGCTGCCTGTAGTGTGGATATCGAAGCCAACGATGCCATGCAGTTCAATACCAAAGCCATCGACGTCAGCAAAAGCTGCAAGGAATTCACCGTCAATCTCAAGCACACCGGCACCATGGCCAAAGCCATGATGGGGCACAACTGGGTGCTCGCCAAAGCCAGTGATGAAAAAGGCGTGCTTGCCGATGGCGCGGCTGCCGGTTCGGCGAATGATTACGTCAAGGCGAGCGATGCCCGCGTGATTGCGCATACCAAACTGATTGGCGGCGGCGAAAAAGACAGCGTCAAGTTTGCTGCCAGCAAGCTCGCGGATGGGCAGGATTACGTCTTCTTCTGCTCTTTCCCCGGCCATGCCTTCATGATGAAGGGCAGCGTCAAGCTCGTAAATTAA
- a CDS encoding DMT family transporter yields MSTFISSRFSSPMAGIAMVLLASVAVSSKAIIVKLAYVYPVDPATLIALRMAFSIPFFAALAWWSARQDSLATLSLRQWMAVLGLGAIGGYGPMWLDFAGLAYVSAGLERIILFLYPTMVLMFSALLFRQAVGRRELFALITGYAGVGLVVGHDIEFVHGTADATLMGAALVFASAVLYAAYLVLSGKLIPQVGASRFTAYTMLVATFTSGMHYAGSQHVVSWSQLPGEVYLLSLLMAVVATVLPAVLLNIGIQRLGSNRASLISSIGPVSTIFLAWVFLGEHITWLQLGGTALVMAGVLAVSLGRTPA; encoded by the coding sequence ATGTCTACGTTTATCAGTTCACGCTTTTCTTCTCCCATGGCGGGTATTGCCATGGTATTGCTCGCCTCGGTGGCAGTGTCCTCCAAGGCTATTATCGTCAAGCTGGCCTATGTGTATCCGGTGGATCCGGCCACACTGATTGCCCTGCGCATGGCGTTTTCGATTCCCTTCTTTGCAGCCCTGGCGTGGTGGTCTGCCAGGCAGGATAGCCTGGCAACACTGTCATTGCGCCAATGGATGGCGGTGCTGGGGCTGGGTGCCATTGGCGGCTATGGCCCCATGTGGCTGGACTTTGCCGGTCTCGCCTATGTCAGCGCTGGCCTGGAGCGCATCATCCTGTTTCTTTACCCCACCATGGTGTTGATGTTTTCTGCCTTGCTGTTCCGGCAGGCGGTCGGCCGGCGTGAGCTTTTTGCCCTGATTACGGGTTATGCCGGCGTCGGTTTGGTGGTGGGGCATGATATCGAGTTTGTGCATGGAACTGCGGATGCCACCCTCATGGGGGCTGCGCTGGTGTTCGCCAGTGCGGTGTTGTATGCCGCTTATCTGGTGTTGAGCGGCAAGTTGATTCCGCAGGTTGGTGCCTCGCGCTTTACCGCTTACACCATGCTGGTGGCGACCTTTACCAGTGGCATGCATTACGCCGGCAGTCAGCATGTAGTGAGCTGGTCGCAGTTGCCTGGTGAGGTCTATCTGCTGAGCTTGCTGATGGCGGTGGTGGCGACGGTGTTGCCGGCAGTGTTGCTCAATATCGGTATTCAGCGGCTGGGCAGCAACCGTGCGTCGCTTATCAGCTCCATCGGCCCGGTATCGACCATTTTTCTGGCCTGGGTGTTTCTTGGCGAACACATCACCTGGTTGCAGCTGGGGGGTACCGCGCTGGTCATGGCTGGCGTGCTGGCTGTGAGTCTGGGCCGCACACCGGCGTGA
- the purM gene encoding phosphoribosylformylglycinamidine cyclo-ligase, with protein MSYRDAGVDIEAGDALVEEIKPFAKRTMRPEVLGGIGGFGSLFEVPKKFKNPVLVSGTDGVGTKLKLAFQLNKHDTVGIDLVAMSVNDILVQGAEPLFFLDYFACGKLEVGVAAQVIKGIALGCEQSGCALVGGETAEMPGMYPAGEYDLAGFAVGAVDKEAIIDGTTIAAGDVVLGLASSGAHSNGYSLIRKLIEKSGIDMDSDFHGKPFRDVVMAPTRIYVKSLLKLLAAMPVKGMAHITGGGITENIPRVLPAGLTAEVRRDSWTLPPLFQWLQAQGNVADDEMYRTFNCGIGMVVIVSAAQAAEAIKLLTEAGEQVWQIGQIRAQQSGEAPTVVV; from the coding sequence AACCGTTTGCCAAGCGTACCATGCGCCCCGAGGTTTTGGGCGGAATTGGCGGATTCGGCTCGCTGTTCGAAGTCCCGAAAAAATTCAAAAACCCCGTGCTGGTTTCCGGTACGGATGGTGTGGGCACCAAGCTCAAGCTGGCATTTCAGCTGAACAAACACGACACCGTGGGTATTGATCTGGTGGCCATGAGCGTGAACGATATTCTGGTGCAGGGCGCTGAGCCCCTGTTTTTCCTGGATTACTTTGCCTGTGGCAAGCTCGAAGTTGGCGTGGCTGCCCAGGTGATCAAGGGCATCGCGCTGGGCTGTGAGCAGTCCGGCTGTGCGCTGGTTGGCGGCGAAACCGCTGAAATGCCTGGCATGTATCCCGCCGGTGAATATGACCTTGCCGGCTTTGCCGTCGGTGCAGTCGACAAGGAAGCCATTATTGACGGTACTACCATTGCGGCGGGTGACGTCGTGCTAGGTCTGGCATCCAGTGGTGCGCATTCCAACGGTTACTCGCTGATCCGCAAGCTGATCGAGAAATCCGGCATTGATATGGATAGCGATTTCCATGGCAAGCCCTTCCGCGATGTGGTGATGGCGCCTACCCGTATTTATGTCAAATCCCTGCTCAAGTTGCTGGCTGCCATGCCGGTCAAGGGCATGGCCCACATTACCGGTGGCGGCATCACGGAAAATATTCCGCGCGTATTGCCTGCCGGCCTGACCGCTGAAGTCCGCCGCGATAGCTGGACGCTGCCGCCTCTATTTCAATGGCTGCAGGCGCAAGGCAACGTGGCCGATGACGAGATGTACCGTACGTTTAACTGCGGTATCGGCATGGTGGTGATTGTGTCCGCTGCGCAAGCAGCAGAAGCCATCAAGCTACTGACAGAGGCTGGCGAGCAGGTGTGGCAGATTGGCCAGATTCGCGCCCAGCAGTCGGGTGAAGCCCCTACGGTCGTGGTGTAA
- a CDS encoding sodium:calcium antiporter: protein MVFFELFLMLIVILIAAEVFTNALEHLGEKLGISEGVTGSLFAAVGTALPETSVPLLALLAGTQNLQTNEEIGVGAILGAPLMLATLSISLMAFAVLKKRGAFGRFHPEKTGLRRDLDFFIVAFSFAALALFIPHTQAAIRGALGFGMVLIYFIYILLTIRASKDLVSSGHGTEAEEPMFLCRIGLPNNTVVIVLQLVLGLGLLVAGAKGFIHGVEEAAQIIGVSTLLLSLLIIPIATELPEKVNSILWVRKGKDTLAFGNITGAMVFQGTLLPAIGIMLTPWEPRVEVLSGLVITLVAAVWLRVLVARGGIKIWHLWVNGLMYLIYLGIVLL from the coding sequence ATGGTGTTTTTTGAATTGTTCCTCATGCTGATTGTGATTCTAATCGCAGCCGAGGTGTTTACCAATGCGCTGGAGCATCTGGGGGAAAAGCTGGGGATTTCGGAAGGGGTGACCGGCTCATTGTTTGCCGCTGTCGGCACGGCCTTGCCGGAAACCTCCGTGCCTTTGCTGGCCTTGCTGGCAGGCACGCAAAACCTGCAAACCAACGAAGAAATTGGCGTAGGCGCCATTCTCGGTGCGCCCTTGATGCTGGCAACCCTGTCCATCTCGCTGATGGCATTTGCCGTGCTCAAGAAGCGCGGGGCCTTTGGCCGTTTCCATCCGGAAAAAACCGGCTTGAGGCGCGATCTCGACTTTTTCATCGTGGCCTTCTCGTTTGCCGCGCTGGCCCTGTTCATTCCGCATACACAGGCGGCTATTCGTGGTGCGCTGGGTTTTGGCATGGTGCTGATCTATTTCATTTACATCCTGCTGACGATACGCGCTTCCAAGGATCTGGTGAGCAGCGGGCATGGAACCGAAGCTGAAGAGCCCATGTTCCTGTGCCGCATCGGCCTGCCCAATAACACCGTCGTGATCGTGCTGCAGCTGGTCCTGGGTCTGGGGCTGCTGGTGGCTGGGGCGAAAGGGTTTATTCATGGGGTGGAAGAGGCAGCGCAAATCATCGGGGTATCCACCCTGCTGCTGTCCCTGCTGATTATTCCTATTGCCACTGAGTTGCCTGAAAAGGTGAACAGCATCCTGTGGGTGCGCAAAGGCAAGGATACCCTGGCTTTCGGCAATATCACCGGTGCCATGGTGTTTCAGGGTACCTTGTTGCCCGCTATCGGCATCATGCTCACGCCGTGGGAACCCCGGGTGGAAGTGCTATCCGGCTTGGTGATTACGCTGGTGGCTGCCGTCTGGCTGCGCGTGCTGGTGGCACGCGGTGGCATCAAGATCTGGCATCTGTGGGTCAATGGCCTGATGTATCTGATCTACCTCGGCATCGTCTTGCTCTAA
- a CDS encoding RsmB/NOP family class I SAM-dependent RNA methyltransferase — translation MKNIHPQLLRFAGTALADILAGTGPADAVLGSFFRNNRELGTKERAFVAESVYGVLRRKRLLSYLADGDDPRKLLVAWLVRVQGMSLRDLEDTLNTQQKEWAQEIKAKSTDNLSLAIQADMPDWLWEKLSAQYGDEQALTIARSMQQQAMMDLRVNTIKATREDVLAKFISENTQLNQDTIVPTPLSPTGIRLPQRLNISRHILFTEGKVEVQDEGSQLLAHLVAPRRGEMIADLCAGAGGKTLAMGALMRNTGRLYAFDISEKRLTNLGQRLKRSGLSNLHSQLISSEQDAKLKRLNGKFNRVLVDAPCSGLGTLRRNPDLKWRQTPQDVLELTGKQTSILARAAKLVKAGGRLIYATCSLLSDENEAIADAFLAAHPDFKLIPANEVLAQQQIPVDTGEYLKLLPHLHQTDGFFAAVFEKAAASSEPPSA, via the coding sequence ATGAAAAACATCCATCCCCAATTACTTCGCTTTGCAGGTACTGCGCTCGCTGACATCCTCGCGGGCACCGGTCCGGCCGATGCCGTGCTGGGCTCTTTTTTCCGTAATAACCGCGAGTTGGGTACCAAGGAAAGAGCCTTTGTCGCTGAGTCCGTGTATGGCGTGTTGCGCCGCAAGCGCCTGCTATCCTACCTTGCCGATGGCGATGATCCGCGCAAGCTGCTGGTGGCCTGGCTGGTGCGTGTGCAGGGCATGAGCCTGCGCGATCTGGAAGACACGCTCAACACCCAGCAGAAAGAGTGGGCACAGGAGATCAAGGCTAAAAGTACCGACAATCTCAGCCTGGCCATTCAGGCCGATATGCCGGATTGGTTATGGGAAAAACTCAGCGCCCAATATGGCGATGAGCAGGCACTCACTATTGCTCGCAGCATGCAGCAGCAAGCTATGATGGATTTGCGCGTGAATACCATCAAAGCCACGCGCGAAGACGTGCTGGCCAAATTCATCAGCGAAAATACCCAGCTGAACCAGGACACCATTGTCCCGACTCCGCTGTCACCGACGGGAATACGTCTGCCGCAGCGCCTCAACATCAGCCGGCATATTCTGTTTACCGAAGGCAAGGTGGAAGTGCAGGATGAAGGCAGTCAGCTGCTCGCACATCTGGTAGCGCCACGTCGTGGCGAGATGATTGCCGATCTCTGCGCAGGCGCGGGTGGCAAGACGCTTGCCATGGGCGCACTGATGCGCAATACCGGTCGCCTGTATGCATTTGATATATCCGAAAAACGCCTGACCAATCTGGGCCAGCGCCTCAAGCGCTCGGGCTTGTCCAACCTGCATAGCCAGCTGATCAGCAGCGAGCAGGATGCCAAATTGAAGCGCCTGAACGGCAAGTTTAACCGCGTGCTGGTGGATGCGCCTTGTAGCGGCCTGGGTACCTTGCGTCGCAACCCGGACCTCAAATGGCGGCAAACCCCGCAGGACGTGCTGGAACTCACCGGCAAGCAAACCTCTATTCTGGCGCGTGCTGCCAAGCTGGTAAAAGCGGGCGGCCGCCTGATTTACGCCACCTGCAGCCTGCTCTCGGATGAAAACGAAGCCATTGCCGATGCATTCCTGGCTGCGCACCCTGATTTCAAGCTGATTCCTGCCAACGAGGTTTTGGCGCAACAGCAGATTCCGGTCGATACCGGGGAGTACTTGAAGCTGTTGCCGCACTTGCACCAGACCGATGGCTTCTTTGCTGCGGTGTTCGAAAAGGCGGCGGCGAGTTCGGAACCTCCCTCCGCCTGA
- the ampD gene encoding 1,6-anhydro-N-acetylmuramyl-L-alanine amidase AmpD, protein MTALEINADGVLNQGTFIPSPNHDARPDEAEVKLIVIHNISLPPGQYGGNGIIELFTNQLDPTAHPYYAEIYTLKVSSHFLIRRDGSVLQFVPCGLRAWHAGVSQWQGRERCNDFSVGIELEGCDTDTFTEAQYTQLQQLIAALKKRYPIAGIAGHSDIAPGRKTDPGPGFDWSRIA, encoded by the coding sequence ATGACAGCGCTCGAAATTAACGCAGACGGCGTGCTGAATCAGGGGACTTTTATCCCCTCGCCCAACCATGACGCCCGGCCGGATGAGGCGGAGGTGAAGCTGATTGTGATCCACAATATCAGCCTGCCGCCGGGACAATACGGTGGAAACGGCATTATCGAACTATTCACCAATCAGCTGGATCCGACGGCACATCCGTATTACGCCGAGATTTATACGCTCAAGGTTTCCTCGCACTTTCTCATCCGGCGCGATGGTAGCGTGCTGCAGTTTGTTCCGTGTGGCCTTCGCGCCTGGCATGCCGGGGTGTCGCAGTGGCAGGGACGGGAGCGCTGCAATGATTTTTCCGTAGGCATCGAGCTGGAAGGGTGCGATACCGACACCTTTACCGAAGCCCAATACACGCAATTGCAGCAATTGATCGCCGCCCTTAAAAAACGCTACCCCATTGCAGGCATTGCCGGGCATTCGGATATCGCCCCTGGTCGCAAAACCGATCCCGGCCCCGGCTTTGACTGGTCTCGGATCGCCTAG
- a CDS encoding DUF3108 domain-containing protein — translation MRSLSLRHFMFTAGLLLAASVVHAAPRQVELVYEATRNGQPFATVTETFKQENGRYRIESVTQGIGVYALFGKRRLLSEGEVTEQGLKPSHFELHQGDNDKKSLLTDFDWAQNQLNMQVKGKTVTAPLEPGAQDLASFIYQFMFRPPVGEDVNMPVTTGKKLRSYHYRVTERDVPLDLPGGHFKTLHLVDATPEGEDGKEFWLATDRHHLPVRLEMRDDKGAKIEQILTSVHAE, via the coding sequence ATGCGCTCTCTTTCATTACGCCATTTCATGTTCACTGCGGGTTTACTGCTGGCCGCCTCGGTCGTGCATGCGGCTCCGCGCCAGGTGGAGCTGGTCTATGAGGCCACCCGCAACGGTCAGCCATTTGCCACGGTGACCGAGACCTTCAAGCAAGAAAATGGCCGCTACCGCATAGAAAGCGTGACACAGGGCATAGGGGTGTATGCCTTGTTTGGCAAGCGTCGCCTGTTGAGCGAAGGCGAAGTGACCGAGCAGGGGCTCAAGCCCAGCCATTTTGAACTGCATCAAGGTGACAATGATAAAAAATCCTTGCTGACAGATTTCGACTGGGCGCAGAACCAGCTCAATATGCAGGTGAAGGGCAAGACCGTTACCGCGCCGCTTGAGCCAGGTGCCCAGGATCTTGCCAGCTTCATTTACCAGTTCATGTTCCGTCCTCCAGTGGGTGAGGATGTGAATATGCCGGTGACGACGGGCAAAAAGCTGCGCAGTTATCACTACCGGGTGACGGAGCGCGATGTCCCGCTTGATCTGCCTGGCGGCCATTTCAAGACGCTGCATCTGGTCGATGCCACGCCGGAGGGCGAGGACGGCAAGGAATTCTGGCTGGCGACGGATCGTCATCACCTGCCGGTCCGTCTGGAAATGCGCGATGACAAAGGTGCCAAAATCGAGCAGATTCTGACCAGCGTGCATGCGGAATAA
- a CDS encoding DUF3108 domain-containing protein → MRNKQDEPQRKYYLRYALALLISLLLHAVLLGGLDLRLPDLPSAPSTMQVEMMPATLPKPLPPAIKPKPKKAAPAAVPATPQDAAPTVEAPAETASSTLAEAGDAATPVLEENEPPEEVTEALPGPSKPDPVNYVEMEYEVKRGGQAGTLGRTHVLFKVHDENRYTLTSETEAQGLASLFISGKLVQRSEGLVTEHGLQPQHFFYQYGNNEAKAQRAELDWDNHTIAMQSSKGLVTQALPAGTQDLLSFMYQYMYQDPLAQMQVAVTNGKRLRTYSYSFEGEEQVQTRMGEIRALHIAKSTGNEKTELWLAVDYRYLPIKIRKTDEDGTVLEQIMTRLNTDIMK, encoded by the coding sequence ATGCGGAATAAGCAAGACGAGCCTCAGCGCAAGTATTACCTCCGCTATGCCCTGGCCCTGCTGATTTCATTGCTGTTGCATGCGGTGTTGCTGGGAGGGCTGGATCTCAGGCTACCAGATTTGCCTTCTGCCCCCAGCACCATGCAGGTTGAGATGATGCCTGCAACGTTGCCCAAACCATTGCCCCCGGCTATCAAGCCCAAACCCAAAAAAGCGGCTCCGGCAGCCGTGCCGGCGACCCCGCAGGATGCTGCGCCCACTGTGGAGGCGCCAGCAGAGACTGCTTCATCAACACTTGCGGAGGCTGGTGATGCCGCTACCCCCGTACTCGAGGAAAACGAACCACCGGAAGAAGTGACCGAGGCCCTGCCAGGGCCTTCCAAGCCTGATCCGGTGAATTACGTGGAAATGGAGTACGAGGTCAAGCGTGGTGGTCAGGCTGGCACCTTGGGCCGTACCCATGTGCTTTTCAAGGTGCATGACGAAAATCGCTATACCCTAACCAGCGAAACCGAAGCGCAGGGCCTGGCATCGCTGTTTATCTCAGGCAAACTGGTGCAGCGCAGTGAAGGCCTGGTGACGGAACACGGCTTGCAGCCGCAGCATTTTTTTTATCAGTATGGCAACAACGAAGCCAAGGCCCAACGTGCCGAACTGGACTGGGATAACCATACGATTGCCATGCAAAGCAGCAAGGGACTGGTGACGCAGGCCCTGCCAGCGGGCACGCAGGACTTGCTGAGTTTCATGTACCAATACATGTATCAGGATCCGCTGGCCCAGATGCAGGTGGCAGTCACCAATGGCAAGCGCCTGCGGACATACAGCTATAGTTTTGAAGGGGAAGAGCAGGTGCAGACCCGCATGGGCGAGATACGTGCTCTCCATATTGCAAAATCCACTGGTAACGAAAAGACCGAGTTGTGGCTGGCGGTCGATTATCGTTACCTGCCTATTAAAATACGTAAAACAGACGAGGACGGTACAGTGCTTGAGCAGATTATGACCAGGCTGAATACCGATATCATGAAATGA
- a CDS encoding sigma-54-dependent transcriptional regulator: protein MANPLNCLVVDDEHDIRELIVMTLTRMGLKADSAANLDDAKFMLRQKSYALCLTDMRLPDGNGLDLVRYINQHHAGLPVAVITAYGSADNAVSALKAGAFDYITKPISLQQLRPLVQSALNLPNAAGNVSGPSLVGESTALQQIRATITKLSRNQAPVFISGEAGTGKSLVARLIHQSSSRQSGAFITLDCSAIPEQQLEKEIFGDEDEPGALQKASGGTLFFKEIAALPLASQVRLLRAIQDKSISIPGQRKEETIDVRIISASQRNLTAMMERGQFRQDLYYRLNVIALDLPALRDIPEDIAAISQYLLKRLCQSQKIDVPLIARETQQMLLQHYYPGNVRELETILERALTLHDGRSLQPTDLRLQTESKRVALEIEANGLPLPDYLESIEKQAILNALERTGHNKTAAAKLLGVSFRTLRYRLSKLGLGKDSDGDDDED from the coding sequence ATGGCTAACCCTCTCAACTGCCTCGTCGTGGATGATGAACACGACATCCGCGAACTGATCGTCATGACACTGACACGCATGGGCCTCAAGGCCGATAGTGCAGCCAATCTCGACGATGCCAAATTCATGTTGCGGCAAAAATCCTACGCCCTGTGCCTGACCGATATGCGGCTGCCCGACGGCAATGGGCTGGACCTGGTGCGCTATATCAATCAGCACCATGCCGGGTTGCCAGTCGCGGTGATTACCGCTTACGGCAGCGCCGATAATGCGGTCTCCGCCCTCAAGGCAGGCGCCTTTGATTACATTACCAAACCCATTTCGCTGCAACAATTGCGACCTCTGGTGCAATCCGCGCTCAACCTGCCGAATGCGGCCGGCAATGTCAGCGGCCCCAGTCTGGTGGGGGAGTCGACGGCGCTGCAACAGATACGCGCCACCATCACCAAGCTTTCCCGCAATCAGGCGCCCGTCTTCATCAGCGGCGAGGCCGGAACCGGAAAATCGCTGGTTGCGCGTCTTATCCATCAGTCCAGCTCGCGCCAGAGCGGCGCATTCATTACCCTGGACTGTAGCGCCATCCCCGAGCAGCAGCTGGAAAAAGAAATCTTTGGTGACGAAGATGAACCTGGCGCACTGCAGAAAGCCTCCGGTGGCACGCTTTTCTTCAAGGAGATTGCCGCCCTGCCGCTGGCCAGCCAGGTGCGCCTGCTGCGCGCCATTCAGGACAAATCGATTTCCATCCCCGGACAGCGCAAGGAAGAAACCATCGATGTCCGCATCATCAGTGCTTCGCAGCGCAACCTGACCGCCATGATGGAGCGCGGCCAGTTTCGCCAGGACCTCTATTACCGGCTCAATGTGATCGCGCTGGACCTGCCTGCCCTGCGCGACATTCCGGAAGATATTGCCGCTATCAGCCAATACCTGCTCAAACGCTTGTGCCAGAGCCAGAAGATAGATGTTCCGCTGATCGCACGCGAAACCCAGCAAATGCTGCTACAGCACTATTACCCGGGCAATGTGCGGGAGCTGGAAACCATACTGGAACGTGCACTCACCTTGCATGATGGGCGCAGTCTGCAGCCCACTGACCTGCGCCTGCAAACCGAAAGCAAGCGGGTTGCGCTGGAAATTGAAGCCAATGGCCTGCCTTTGCCAGACTATCTGGAAAGCATAGAAAAGCAGGCGATTCTGAACGCGCTGGAAAGAACTGGCCATAACAAGACGGCTGCCGCCAAGTTGCTCGGCGTCAGCTTTCGCACCCTGCGTTATCGCCTTTCCAAGCTGGGCTTGGGTAAAGACAGCGATGGGGATGATGACGAGGATTAA